The following are encoded in a window of Fretibacter rubidus genomic DNA:
- a CDS encoding response regulator transcription factor, which yields MKQALLIEDDPTIAAHVQATLERAGWSLEHYLTCQSGLSALAPHPTDTPHFDVLICDRMLPDGEGLDLVERLRARGVMTPILMLTALGNSQNRVEGYQRGADDYLTKPFEPEELVARVEALYRRAQGGLRADLRKIADLEVHVKARTAHRAGEHLKLSPKEFDLLLYFLDHEGALITRDMLLRDVWNMHFDPGTNVVDVNIGRMRRKLDGDFDISLLQTVRGFGYRFGMSDDAVTPQDKTV from the coding sequence ATGAAACAAGCCTTATTGATCGAAGACGACCCAACGATTGCCGCCCATGTCCAAGCGACATTAGAGCGTGCGGGCTGGTCTTTGGAGCATTACTTGACATGTCAAAGCGGACTATCCGCGCTTGCACCACACCCCACAGACACCCCTCACTTTGATGTTTTGATTTGTGACCGAATGTTGCCAGACGGCGAGGGATTAGACCTTGTCGAGCGCCTACGCGCCCGCGGCGTGATGACCCCCATTCTGATGCTAACGGCCCTTGGAAATTCACAAAACCGTGTCGAAGGTTATCAAAGGGGCGCGGATGACTATTTAACAAAACCGTTCGAGCCCGAAGAATTAGTCGCCCGTGTTGAGGCCTTGTATAGACGCGCGCAAGGCGGCTTGCGCGCAGATTTGCGAAAGATTGCCGACCTGGAAGTGCACGTCAAAGCGCGTACAGCCCATAGGGCCGGAGAGCACCTTAAACTAAGCCCGAAAGAATTTGATTTACTCTTGTATTTTTTAGACCACGAAGGCGCGCTCATCACGCGTGACATGTTGCTGCGTGATGTCTGGAATATGCATTTTGATCCCGGCACAAATGTTGTTGATGTCAATATTGGGCGCATGCGCAGAAAACTTGATGGCGATTTTGACATCTCATTACTCCAAACTGTCAGAGGGTTTGGTTACAGGTTTGGTATGAGTGATGACGCCGTAACGCCGCAGGATAAAACGGTTTGA
- a CDS encoding CHAT domain-containing protein, with the protein MKKYIQYSRGRAESFHAFALVFTTLIWCSAFLLIGCTAEPSDTDTVATNNPVAAVQSVSSQPNFDIIPPRIDSDMRQRSPLSPDANDVRDLPRFQKLSEGLQSIERERATLSPLEARQRLKALDNTVDAVAPASVILGYKSALQGQFEHEAGNYDVALNALKKAVQIYEDADFAESAAYLRVLTDLPETLTSLGQTEAAQTAFERAETAVLDFYGSPSVEYGEILAEKGFRAYYANDLKNAVTFIEKGVAMIEHMMDRNDVNAVTQLVSFLSSLSAVTQEAGNQSRSLDASTQAMQLAVSALPEDNMMRANVLHNHGAIMNARGRHSEGAQMLRQSLRLHLDIVGRGHPMTTYSIYNLAVSEGNLGNYAVAEDLFMQAHSLFLDKGAGQEQPAYLTLQNAARMAAAQGKSIQAIEQFEAAIAGLERAVGKDNPLLITPLNNLALQYRSVGQVDAAIKRLDQAQALSAQHQEVGSPLSLETQMLHAVTTGDFTQSRIVFSEAIDIATARAADTTSGSSSPLSQYAPVFEHFAADRLKAGDFDTAITAMQFARLNDFNALIRKRAARTSLTEGAARQRLRERQDAQFTMRRADQAYQTALASNDSTRIQAAQATLEDARNAVAKALKATPLTTDETQLTVSLANIQDRLTEKEAVWMSFLTGAEPILVLVTPDSIHTATMPLSKAALSEHVSALRASVLDTEKPFDTNTARALYQALFPENLRRAMVEVEHLYILPEDGLTQIPFSFLVTNTGESPRYVNDDMALTTLPSLNALGETDASTPRRPRFLGVGAPRLGGTDDDVLLLASNQSFYRDGRGATANIRSLPPLPYAAKELTALSQAFGRRHSTVLTDNAATQSGVIALDLANYDVIAFSTHGLVSGRFEGQTEPALILTPGAASNPGPDQDGLLTQSEISRMPLDADWVILSACNTAAGDAQSAAGLSGLASAFLYAGADSLLVSHWPVRDDVAAFLTVKTVKNTQAGMSKSQALRAAINDLRKSRLKGAEHPAIWAPFVVVGG; encoded by the coding sequence TTGAAAAAATATATACAATATTCGCGAGGACGCGCTGAGAGCTTTCACGCTTTTGCTTTGGTTTTTACGACCCTTATATGGTGCAGCGCGTTTTTATTAATCGGTTGCACCGCAGAGCCGTCTGATACAGATACTGTCGCAACCAATAATCCAGTTGCTGCCGTTCAGAGCGTAAGCTCTCAGCCAAATTTTGATATTATCCCACCGCGCATTGACAGTGACATGCGTCAGCGGTCCCCGCTTTCACCCGACGCCAATGATGTTAGAGATTTGCCACGTTTTCAAAAATTATCAGAGGGCTTGCAAAGTATTGAACGCGAGCGAGCAACGCTTTCACCCCTCGAGGCCCGGCAGCGCCTCAAGGCTTTGGACAATACAGTTGATGCGGTCGCACCTGCATCCGTCATATTAGGATATAAGAGCGCTTTGCAAGGGCAGTTTGAGCATGAGGCGGGCAATTATGATGTTGCACTAAACGCCCTTAAAAAAGCGGTGCAAATTTATGAAGATGCGGATTTTGCTGAAAGTGCCGCCTATTTACGGGTTCTGACGGATCTACCCGAAACACTCACGTCACTGGGCCAGACAGAAGCTGCACAGACCGCATTCGAGCGTGCAGAGACAGCGGTACTCGATTTTTACGGATCACCCTCAGTCGAATATGGAGAGATCTTAGCCGAGAAGGGTTTCCGCGCCTATTATGCCAATGATTTGAAAAACGCAGTCACCTTTATAGAGAAGGGCGTCGCGATGATCGAACACATGATGGACAGAAACGATGTGAACGCCGTGACGCAACTCGTTAGCTTTCTATCTTCACTTTCCGCTGTAACCCAAGAAGCAGGTAATCAAAGCCGGTCTTTAGATGCAAGCACGCAAGCTATGCAGTTGGCTGTTAGCGCACTGCCAGAGGATAATATGATGCGCGCGAATGTGCTGCATAATCACGGCGCAATCATGAATGCGCGAGGGCGTCATAGCGAAGGGGCACAAATGTTGCGTCAATCCCTCCGTCTGCACTTGGATATTGTCGGGCGCGGACATCCCATGACCACATATTCAATTTATAATCTTGCTGTATCAGAAGGCAATCTGGGAAATTATGCCGTCGCTGAAGATTTGTTCATGCAGGCACACAGCTTATTTTTAGACAAGGGTGCAGGACAGGAACAGCCTGCCTATCTTACCCTGCAAAACGCTGCACGCATGGCGGCCGCTCAAGGGAAAAGCATTCAGGCCATTGAACAATTTGAAGCCGCCATAGCGGGTCTTGAGCGTGCTGTGGGTAAAGATAACCCCTTGTTGATTACGCCGCTCAACAATCTTGCCTTGCAGTACCGCAGTGTTGGGCAAGTTGACGCCGCGATTAAACGTCTCGATCAAGCGCAAGCCTTAAGCGCGCAACATCAGGAGGTCGGGAGTCCGTTGTCATTAGAGACACAAATGCTGCATGCCGTAACCACGGGTGATTTTACCCAGAGCCGTATTGTATTTAGTGAAGCCATAGATATTGCAACGGCGCGTGCGGCCGACACGACTAGCGGCTCAAGCAGCCCGCTTTCACAATATGCCCCAGTTTTTGAACACTTCGCAGCCGATCGTCTCAAGGCTGGTGATTTTGACACCGCTATCACAGCTATGCAGTTTGCACGGCTAAATGATTTTAATGCCCTAATTCGCAAACGGGCCGCGCGCACAAGTCTTACGGAAGGTGCTGCCCGCCAGCGTTTACGAGAGCGACAAGACGCGCAATTTACAATGCGTCGCGCCGATCAAGCGTATCAAACCGCATTGGCCAGTAATGACAGTACGCGCATTCAAGCGGCGCAAGCCACATTAGAAGACGCGCGAAACGCCGTCGCAAAGGCTTTAAAGGCAACACCCCTGACGACTGATGAGACCCAGCTGACTGTCTCTTTAGCTAATATTCAAGACCGTTTGACTGAAAAAGAGGCTGTCTGGATGAGCTTTCTGACGGGCGCAGAGCCTATATTAGTGCTCGTTACGCCCGATAGCATTCACACAGCGACTATGCCTCTTAGCAAGGCGGCTTTATCTGAGCATGTCAGCGCACTTCGCGCGAGTGTGCTGGATACGGAAAAGCCGTTTGACACGAATACAGCCCGCGCACTTTATCAAGCGCTTTTCCCCGAAAATTTGCGCCGTGCGATGGTAGAGGTCGAGCATTTATACATCTTACCCGAGGACGGGCTGACGCAGATACCATTCTCTTTTCTTGTAACAAATACGGGCGAGAGTCCCCGCTATGTGAATGATGACATGGCCCTAACCACATTACCCAGTTTAAACGCGCTTGGCGAAACGGACGCATCCACGCCGCGCCGTCCACGGTTTTTGGGAGTTGGTGCGCCCCGTTTGGGTGGGACAGACGATGATGTATTGTTACTGGCTTCAAATCAAAGTTTTTACCGCGATGGTCGGGGCGCAACGGCTAACATCCGGTCGCTCCCCCCTCTACCTTATGCGGCCAAAGAACTGACGGCTTTATCACAAGCCTTTGGGCGCAGACACTCGACCGTATTAACAGACAATGCCGCGACCCAAAGCGGGGTCATAGCGCTTGATTTAGCTAACTATGATGTTATCGCTTTCTCTACACACGGATTAGTATCAGGTCGTTTCGAGGGACAAACTGAACCTGCCCTTATCCTGACACCTGGCGCCGCATCTAATCCTGGACCCGATCAGGACGGCTTGCTCACACAGTCAGAAATTTCTCGAATGCCCTTGGATGCGGATTGGGTCATCTTGTCTGCCTGCAACACAGCGGCCGGCGATGCGCAATCTGCGGCTGGACTCTCTGGCCTCGCGTCGGCCTTTTTATATGCAGGAGCCGATAGCCTTTTAGTATCTCATTGGCCCGTACGTGATGATGTTGCGGCCTTTCTGACTGTGAAAACGGTGAAGAATACGCAAGCCGGAATGAGTAAGTCCCAAGCTCTTAGGGCCGCCATAAATGATTTGCGAAAAAGCCGTTTAAAAGGCGCTGAGCACCCCGCAATATGGGCCCCATTTGTTGTTGTCGGTGGTTGA
- a CDS encoding ATP-binding protein: protein MIKRSIFGRMIALFTLMPLITLLCVGLWSAWSLQHDLRQEQIYQINDDIAALTEGYIAGGPATVTAAIEARQSLTPLNRAGAHYGFFNADGERIAGLINIEVARNLDVTRPRSVTLETPDGVVPATVRLTQLRGGERLIVARESGAIKQSLKALLWRFLVAGLLLISLSYIAARFVIAALRRRVDMMNVTLQNVANGQIDARLPCDTAGDEVSFLGSQINYTLSRLERVLSLRKRVTDQLAHEMRSPLTRLDASLLKLDNDPIVDTARQEIKHCVTMLDGLLDISALDAQFGDRRGFQRLDIYALAASLVELFEPLADVQSRPLSLIEAAPIWVEGDPAQLGRLLSNLIDNAFKYGDPSTPITLSVLDTDPNFKGHVVLRVSNTGPLIDEAAMRDIFTPFFRHLSIKAHEDTSDAEPKSFGLGLALSRSIAARHGGTLNVERHPKQTVFRLTLPLIL from the coding sequence ATGATTAAGCGGTCAATCTTTGGCCGCATGATTGCGTTATTCACCTTAATGCCGCTCATCACACTGCTGTGTGTGGGGCTGTGGTCAGCGTGGAGTTTGCAGCATGATCTGCGCCAAGAGCAAATTTATCAAATCAATGATGATATCGCGGCACTAACGGAGGGTTACATAGCTGGCGGGCCTGCTACTGTAACCGCTGCGATTGAGGCGCGACAAAGTCTAACGCCGCTCAACCGCGCGGGGGCTCATTACGGATTTTTCAATGCAGATGGAGAGAGAATTGCCGGCCTCATTAATATAGAGGTTGCGCGTAATCTTGATGTGACGCGGCCCCGGTCTGTGACCCTTGAAACCCCTGATGGTGTTGTGCCAGCGACCGTGCGGTTAACGCAATTGCGCGGTGGTGAACGCCTTATCGTCGCCCGAGAAAGCGGCGCGATAAAACAGTCTTTAAAGGCTTTGCTATGGCGATTTCTGGTCGCCGGGCTTTTGTTAATCAGCCTGTCTTATATTGCAGCCCGTTTTGTCATTGCGGCCTTGCGCAGGCGGGTCGATATGATGAATGTGACTTTGCAAAACGTCGCCAATGGGCAAATTGATGCGCGGTTACCTTGCGATACTGCCGGTGATGAAGTGTCCTTTTTGGGATCACAAATCAATTATACCCTATCGCGTTTAGAGCGGGTTCTGAGCTTACGCAAACGTGTGACCGATCAACTGGCCCATGAGATGCGATCCCCTCTAACCCGTTTGGATGCCAGCCTGCTAAAACTCGATAATGACCCCATTGTCGATACGGCGCGGCAAGAGATTAAACATTGCGTGACAATGTTAGATGGCTTGCTAGATATCTCTGCGCTGGACGCTCAATTTGGTGACAGGCGCGGGTTTCAAAGGCTTGATATTTACGCTCTAGCGGCCTCCTTAGTTGAGTTATTTGAACCCTTGGCCGACGTGCAATCTCGTCCCCTTTCTCTTATAGAGGCAGCCCCGATATGGGTAGAGGGCGATCCTGCGCAATTGGGGCGCTTGCTGTCTAACTTGATTGATAATGCCTTTAAATATGGTGATCCTAGCACGCCCATAACACTCTCAGTATTAGATACTGACCCGAATTTTAAAGGACATGTCGTTTTGCGCGTGAGTAATACAGGGCCGTTAATTGATGAGGCCGCTATGCGCGATATTTTTACGCCGTTCTTTCGTCACCTTAGCATTAAGGCGCATGAGGACACCTCGGACGCAGAGCCTAAGAGCTTCGGCCTTGGCCTTGCGCTTTCGCGGTCAATTGCTGCAAGGCATGGCGGAACGTTGAATGTAGAGCGTCATCCGAAGCAAACCGTCTTTCGTCTGACATTGCCGCTTATCCTTTAA